A genomic region of Pseudomonas abietaniphila contains the following coding sequences:
- a CDS encoding endonuclease/exonuclease/phosphatase family protein, translating into MTSALIPEGIASRRQNASTDVTLNVLTMNMHMGFGFLNRRFILPELRDAVRNVSADVVFLQEVHGEQQNHAQKVKDWPTTSQYEFLADSMWNDFAYGRNAVYPHGHHGNALLSKYPIIRHENLDISILGTEERGLLHCVLQVPGFGEVHAICVHLGLKEVHRQQQLSLMAELVSRLPQEAPVIIAGDFNDWRQKADAALRPVGLREVFVESFGAPAKSFPARFPLLRLDRIYVRNARPRAPRVLSNRPWSHLSDHAPLAVEVTL; encoded by the coding sequence TTGACCAGTGCCCTGATTCCCGAAGGCATCGCCAGCCGCCGACAAAACGCGTCCACCGACGTCACGCTCAATGTGCTGACGATGAACATGCACATGGGCTTCGGTTTCCTCAACCGGCGTTTCATCCTCCCAGAGCTACGGGATGCGGTGCGCAACGTGTCGGCAGACGTTGTGTTCCTGCAAGAGGTGCACGGCGAGCAGCAAAACCATGCACAGAAGGTCAAGGATTGGCCGACGACGTCGCAGTACGAGTTTCTCGCCGACAGCATGTGGAACGACTTCGCCTACGGTCGCAATGCGGTGTACCCCCACGGCCATCACGGCAACGCGTTGCTGTCGAAATACCCGATCATTCGGCACGAAAACCTCGACATTTCGATCCTCGGCACGGAAGAGCGAGGCTTGCTGCACTGCGTGTTGCAGGTCCCCGGTTTCGGTGAGGTTCACGCCATTTGCGTGCATCTGGGACTCAAGGAAGTGCACCGCCAGCAGCAGCTGTCTTTGATGGCGGAACTGGTGTCGCGCTTGCCGCAAGAAGCACCGGTGATCATCGCCGGTGATTTCAACGACTGGCGGCAGAAGGCCGACGCTGCGTTGAGGCCCGTTGGCTTGCGCGAGGTGTTCGTCGAATCGTTCGGTGCGCCGGCCAAGAGTTTTCCGGCGCGCTTCCCGTTGCTGCGTCTGGACCGTATTTACGTTCGCAATGCCCGTCCCCGGGCGCCCAGGGTGCTGTCGAACCGCCCTTGGTCGCACCTTTCCGATCATGCGCCGTTGGCGGTGGAGGTCACACTATGA
- the clsB gene encoding cardiolipin synthase ClsB encodes MKAFHDQCGIWQDGNSVELLINGEDFFTSVFEHIRTARREVLIETFIIFEDRIGEGLQQAVIEAASRGVRVVITVDDYGTSDLSTAFVEEMVSAGVQIQLFDPRPKFMGMRTNLFRRLHRKVVVIDAELAFMGGINYSVDHMSDTGVTAKQDYAVLVRGPIVADIYRSTLGMLGPALRGSFAPLKAVTRQAGSARMLLAERDNRQHTTDIEEQYLLAMRGATQRITIANAYFFPSYRFLRELRNAARRGVKVTLILQGQPDMPFVRMCSRLTYTWLLREGVVIHEYKQRALHGKVALIDHEWSTVGSSNLDPLSLALNLEANLFIRDRALNQHLHEHLKELAAAHSKQASLKGLAKGQWWRAPMIFLSFHFLRHFPAIAGLFPVHGPRLKPVRTPDVIPQASELKRELSPDQEKSL; translated from the coding sequence ATGAAGGCGTTTCATGATCAATGTGGCATCTGGCAGGACGGCAACTCCGTCGAACTGCTGATCAATGGCGAAGACTTCTTCACCAGCGTCTTTGAGCACATTCGCACGGCGCGGCGAGAGGTACTGATCGAGACGTTCATCATTTTCGAAGACCGCATCGGCGAAGGCTTGCAGCAGGCGGTGATCGAGGCGGCCAGCCGCGGCGTACGCGTAGTCATTACGGTGGATGACTACGGCACCAGCGACCTGAGTACGGCGTTCGTGGAGGAAATGGTCAGCGCCGGGGTGCAGATTCAGTTGTTTGACCCGCGCCCGAAATTCATGGGCATGCGCACCAACCTGTTTCGCCGGCTGCACCGCAAGGTGGTGGTGATCGATGCCGAACTGGCGTTCATGGGGGGCATCAATTACAGCGTCGATCACATGTCCGACACCGGCGTGACCGCCAAACAGGACTACGCGGTGCTGGTACGCGGCCCCATCGTGGCCGACATCTACCGGTCCACGCTGGGCATGCTTGGGCCGGCATTGCGCGGATCCTTCGCGCCGCTCAAGGCCGTGACCCGCCAGGCCGGCAGCGCACGCATGCTGCTGGCCGAGCGGGACAATCGCCAGCACACCACCGACATCGAAGAGCAGTACCTGCTGGCGATGCGCGGCGCTACCCAGCGCATCACCATCGCCAACGCCTATTTTTTCCCCAGCTACCGGTTCCTGCGCGAACTGCGCAATGCCGCGCGCCGCGGCGTGAAGGTCACGCTGATCCTGCAAGGCCAGCCGGACATGCCGTTCGTGCGCATGTGCTCGCGCCTGACCTACACCTGGCTGCTGCGTGAGGGCGTGGTGATCCATGAGTACAAGCAGCGCGCGTTGCACGGCAAAGTCGCATTGATCGACCATGAGTGGTCGACGGTGGGCTCCAGTAACCTCGACCCTCTGAGCCTGGCGTTGAACCTGGAAGCGAATCTGTTCATCCGCGATCGCGCGTTGAACCAGCACCTGCACGAGCACCTCAAGGAGCTGGCTGCGGCTCACAGCAAGCAGGCCAGCCTGAAAGGCTTGGCGAAAGGGCAGTGGTGGCGGGCGCCGATGATCTTCCTGAGTTTCCACTTTCTGCGGCATTTTCCGGCGATCGCCGGGTTGTTTCCGGTGCACGGGCCGCGCTTGAAACCGGTGCGCACGCCGGACGTGATTCCACAAGCGAGCGAACTCAAGCGCGAGCTGTCGCCTGATCAGGAGAAATCGCTATGA
- a CDS encoding lysylphosphatidylglycerol synthase domain-containing protein produces MNGVSQASTEQDEASAPGKHKVWLTWAKRGFTLFFFVAVPVLLFMLVKNLDWKEVAHALESYKASTLALGFLVAAGSYLTYCGFDVLARRYTEHKLSVKQIVPVTFVCYAFNLNLSSWVGGIALRYRLYSRLGLDVPTITRILSLSLITNWLGYMLLAGFVFAGGFIDLPEGWKIGDTTLQLIGVVLLAVCFGYFLACRFSKRRTWTIRKQKLVLPSLNQALRQALLGALNWGLMALLIFILLPEKAFYPAVLGILLISSIAGVIAHIPAGLGVLETVFITLMQHQFSKGQLLAALIGYRVIYFLIPLMLAVVVYLVLEKRAKAMRSRNEARNEH; encoded by the coding sequence ATGAACGGGGTGTCTCAGGCGTCCACCGAGCAGGACGAAGCCTCTGCGCCGGGCAAGCACAAGGTCTGGCTGACCTGGGCCAAGCGCGGTTTTACCTTGTTTTTCTTCGTCGCCGTACCGGTCTTGCTGTTCATGCTGGTGAAGAACCTCGACTGGAAAGAAGTGGCCCATGCGCTGGAGTCATACAAGGCAAGCACGCTCGCGCTCGGTTTCCTCGTCGCGGCTGGCAGCTATCTGACTTACTGTGGATTCGATGTGCTGGCGCGGCGTTACACAGAACACAAACTGTCGGTGAAGCAGATCGTGCCGGTGACGTTCGTCTGCTACGCCTTCAACCTGAACCTGAGTTCGTGGGTCGGCGGTATCGCTCTGCGCTATCGGTTGTACTCGCGCCTCGGTCTCGACGTACCGACCATCACCCGGATTCTCAGCCTGAGTCTGATCACCAACTGGCTGGGCTACATGTTGCTGGCGGGGTTTGTGTTTGCTGGCGGTTTCATCGACCTGCCCGAGGGCTGGAAGATCGGCGACACCACGTTGCAGCTGATCGGCGTCGTGTTGCTGGCCGTGTGCTTCGGGTATTTCCTGGCGTGCCGGTTTTCCAAACGACGGACCTGGACGATTCGCAAACAAAAACTGGTGCTGCCGTCGCTCAATCAAGCGCTGCGTCAGGCGTTACTCGGTGCGTTGAATTGGGGCTTGATGGCGCTGTTGATCTTCATACTGCTGCCGGAAAAAGCGTTCTACCCGGCCGTGTTGGGGATTCTGTTGATCAGCAGCATCGCGGGCGTCATCGCGCACATTCCAGCGGGTTTGGGGGTGCTGGAAACTGTCTTCATCACCCTCATGCAGCATCAATTCAGCAAAGGGCAATTGCTGGCCGCGCTGATTGGCTACCGGGTCATCTACTTCCTGATTCCACTGATGTTGGCGGTGGTGGTGTATCTGGTGCTGGAGAAGCGCGCCAAGGCCATGCGCAGCAGGAATGAAGCGCGCAACGAACACTGA
- a CDS encoding methyl-accepting chemotaxis protein, whose amino-acid sequence MYDACGKLLKVVKFASDVTARIEKHEQDSHSAAQAYHISVQTQKVAEQGTQVIQQAASEMRQISRNIDDSSRIIGQLGERSEQITTIVNTIHGIADQTNLLALNAAIEAARAGDQGRGFAVVADEVRQLAGRTSRSTQEISEMIQLIQTETRQAILSMDNTRNNAAKGVDLADQAGSAIVQISNGTNEAVEAVRMFAGKD is encoded by the coding sequence GTGTACGACGCCTGCGGCAAGCTGCTCAAGGTGGTGAAATTTGCATCCGACGTGACTGCGCGCATCGAGAAGCACGAGCAGGATTCTCACAGCGCCGCGCAGGCGTATCACATCTCAGTGCAAACGCAGAAAGTCGCCGAGCAAGGCACTCAGGTGATTCAGCAAGCGGCCAGCGAAATGCGCCAGATCTCCCGCAACATCGACGATTCCTCGCGCATCATCGGTCAGTTGGGTGAGCGGTCCGAGCAGATCACCACCATTGTCAACACGATTCACGGCATCGCCGATCAAACCAACCTCTTGGCACTCAACGCGGCCATCGAAGCGGCGCGAGCCGGGGATCAGGGCCGTGGATTTGCCGTTGTGGCGGATGAGGTACGGCAACTGGCAGGCCGCACCAGCCGTTCGACGCAGGAAATTTCCGAGATGATCCAGTTGATCCAGACGGAAACCCGTCAGGCGATCCTCAGCATGGACAATACGCGCAACAACGCCGCCAAAGGCGTGGACCTCGCCGATCAGGCGGGCTCGGCCATCGTGCAGATCAGCAATGGCACGAATGAAGCGGTGGAAGCAGTGCGGATGTTTGCGGGGAAGGATTGA
- a CDS encoding MurR/RpiR family transcriptional regulator produces MSSTDQPSLSETGADAASSQVTAPDTAESLLKLITTEYESLPRQLKRIASYMSQQSDRIMVDRISDIARECEVHPSAIVRFSQRFGFSGFSEMQALFREAYTHKATPVQNYQQRIRSMIANKSQKASGGDLARECVNATLSGLERLALELDDEAFEKAVDLVVNADNIYVVGVRRSFAVADYLVYNLQHTNKRIHLISGLGGSYREQMRSVRANDLVIAISFTPYGKETQHCLRIAQHHQAKTLIITDSNLSPLAKRANSVLLVNEGSSFAFRSLSATLCLCQALFIAVAYRLELKVDEMSEQVGFED; encoded by the coding sequence ATGTCCAGCACCGATCAGCCCTCCTTGTCCGAAACCGGCGCCGACGCGGCGTCTTCACAGGTCACCGCGCCGGATACCGCCGAGTCTCTGCTCAAGCTGATCACCACGGAATACGAAAGCCTGCCGCGCCAGCTCAAACGCATCGCCAGCTACATGAGTCAGCAGAGCGACCGCATCATGGTCGATCGCATCAGCGACATCGCTCGCGAATGTGAAGTCCACCCTTCTGCAATCGTGCGCTTCTCCCAGCGCTTCGGTTTCAGCGGGTTCAGCGAAATGCAGGCGCTGTTCCGCGAGGCCTACACCCACAAAGCCACACCGGTGCAGAACTACCAGCAACGCATTCGCAGCATGATCGCCAACAAGTCGCAGAAAGCCAGCGGCGGCGACCTGGCCCGCGAATGCGTGAACGCCACGCTTTCCGGGCTGGAACGCCTCGCCCTGGAACTGGACGATGAAGCGTTCGAGAAAGCCGTGGACTTGGTGGTCAACGCCGACAACATCTACGTGGTCGGGGTACGTCGCTCGTTCGCCGTGGCGGATTACCTGGTCTACAACCTGCAACACACCAACAAACGTATCCACCTGATCTCGGGCCTGGGCGGCAGTTACCGCGAGCAGATGCGCAGCGTGCGCGCCAACGATCTGGTGATCGCCATCAGCTTTACCCCCTACGGCAAGGAAACCCAGCACTGCCTGCGCATCGCTCAGCACCATCAGGCCAAGACGTTGATCATTACCGACAGCAACCTCTCGCCACTGGCCAAGCGCGCCAACTCGGTGCTGCTGGTTAATGAAGGCAGTTCGTTCGCCTTCCGTTCGCTGAGCGCCACGCTGTGCCTGTGTCAGGCGCTGTTCATCGCCGTGGCGTACCGGCTGGAATTGAAGGTGGACGAGATGTCGGAGCAGGTCGGGTTTGAAGATTGA
- a CDS encoding bifunctional 5-dehydro-2-deoxygluconokinase/5-dehydro-2-deoxyphosphogluconate aldolase: MGQTRFASGRPLDVVCLGRLGVDLYAQQIGARLEDVSSFAKYLGGSSANIAFGSARLGVKSAMLTRVGDDHMGRFLTESLAREGCDVSGIKVDAERLTAMVLLGIKDRETFPLVFYRENCADMALSAEDIDEAQIASSKALLITGTHFSTDQVFKASSQALDYAEKHNVKRVLDIDYRPVLWGLTGKADGETRFVANQNVSQHVQRILPRFDLIVGTEEEFLIAGGATDLIAALRTVRELTAATLVVKLGPQGCTVIHGAIPKRLEDGAIYPGVRVEVLNVLGAGDAFMSGFLKGWLNDDSDERCCQLANACGGLVVSRHACAPAMPTPVELEYLFNSPVPITRPDQDPVLQRLHQVSVPRKEWKQLFIFAFDHRGQLVELAQKAGRDLGCIGQLKQLFIQAVERVEADLKKRGIEADVGLLADQRFGQDSLNAATGRDWWVARPVEVQGSRPLAFEHGRSIGSNLVAWPKEQIIKCLVQYHPDDEPMLRLEQEAQLMGLYQASQVSGHELLLEVIPPKDHPSTYPDVIYRSLKRLYNLGIFPAWWKIETQPADVWEKLDALIQERDPYCRGVVLLGLNAPAEALAAGFREASKSTSSRGFAVGRTIFHEPSRAWLEGEIDDAGLISRVQSTFGFLIESWRDARA; encoded by the coding sequence ATGGGCCAGACTCGTTTTGCCAGTGGACGTCCGTTAGACGTGGTGTGCCTCGGACGTCTGGGCGTTGATCTTTACGCGCAACAGATCGGCGCACGCCTGGAGGACGTCAGCAGTTTCGCCAAATACCTTGGCGGGTCCTCTGCCAACATCGCCTTCGGCAGCGCCCGACTGGGTGTGAAATCCGCCATGCTGACTCGCGTCGGTGACGATCACATGGGGCGCTTCCTGACCGAATCCCTGGCGCGCGAGGGCTGCGACGTCAGCGGCATCAAGGTCGATGCCGAACGTCTCACCGCCATGGTCCTGCTCGGCATCAAGGACCGCGAAACCTTCCCGTTGGTGTTCTACCGCGAAAACTGCGCCGACATGGCCCTGAGCGCCGAAGACATCGACGAAGCGCAGATCGCCTCCAGCAAGGCGTTGTTGATCACCGGCACGCATTTCTCCACCGATCAGGTGTTCAAGGCCAGCAGCCAGGCGCTGGACTATGCCGAGAAGCACAACGTCAAACGCGTGCTCGACATCGATTACCGGCCGGTGCTCTGGGGCCTGACCGGCAAGGCCGACGGCGAAACCCGTTTCGTCGCCAACCAGAACGTCAGCCAGCATGTGCAGCGTATTCTGCCGCGCTTCGACCTGATCGTTGGCACCGAAGAAGAATTCCTGATTGCAGGCGGCGCCACCGACTTGATCGCGGCATTGCGCACCGTGCGTGAGCTCACCGCCGCCACGCTGGTGGTGAAACTTGGCCCGCAAGGTTGCACAGTGATCCACGGGGCAATTCCCAAGCGCCTGGAAGACGGCGCGATTTACCCCGGCGTGCGCGTTGAAGTGCTCAACGTGCTGGGGGCGGGCGACGCGTTCATGTCGGGTTTTCTCAAAGGCTGGCTGAACGACGACAGCGATGAGCGCTGCTGCCAGTTGGCCAATGCCTGTGGCGGACTGGTGGTGTCGCGGCACGCTTGCGCACCGGCCATGCCGACGCCGGTCGAGCTTGAGTACCTGTTCAACAGCCCGGTGCCAATCACCCGGCCCGATCAGGATCCGGTGCTGCAGCGCCTGCATCAGGTCAGCGTGCCGCGCAAGGAGTGGAAGCAGCTTTTCATCTTTGCCTTCGACCATCGGGGGCAGTTGGTGGAGCTGGCGCAGAAAGCCGGTCGCGATCTGGGGTGCATCGGGCAGCTCAAGCAACTGTTCATTCAGGCCGTGGAGCGGGTCGAGGCCGACCTCAAGAAGCGCGGGATCGAAGCGGACGTCGGTCTGTTGGCCGATCAGCGCTTCGGGCAGGACTCGTTGAACGCGGCAACCGGCCGTGACTGGTGGGTGGCTCGGCCGGTGGAAGTGCAGGGTTCGCGTCCGTTGGCGTTCGAACACGGGCGCTCCATTGGCAGTAACCTGGTGGCATGGCCCAAAGAGCAGATCATCAAGTGCCTGGTGCAATACCACCCCGATGACGAGCCGATGCTGCGCCTTGAGCAGGAAGCGCAGTTGATGGGCCTGTACCAAGCCTCCCAAGTCAGCGGTCATGAATTGCTGCTGGAAGTCATACCGCCGAAGGATCACCCCTCGACGTACCCCGACGTGATTTACCGTTCGCTGAAGCGCCTCTACAACCTTGGGATTTTCCCGGCGTGGTGGAAGATCGAAACCCAGCCGGCCGACGTCTGGGAAAAACTCGACGCGTTGATTCAGGAGCGCGATCCGTACTGCCGTGGTGTGGTCCTGCTGGGCTTGAATGCGCCAGCCGAAGCCTTGGCCGCAGGCTTCCGCGAAGCCAGCAAAAGCACCTCGAGCCGCGGCTTTGCCGTGGGCCGGACGATTTTCCATGAGCCGAGCCGAGCGTGGCTGGAAGGCGAGATCGACGATGCCGGGTTGATCAGTCGGGTGCAGAGCACGTTCGGCTTTTTGATCGAGTCCTGGCGTGACGCCCGAGCGTGA
- the iolE gene encoding myo-inosose-2 dehydratase, which yields MPASAIRIGINPISWSNDDLPALGGETPLSTALSEGKEIGYEGFELNGKFPKDAKGVADVLRPYDLALVSGWYSSRLASRSVAEEIEAIASHVDLLKQNGASVLVYGEVADSIQGQRIRLVERPRFHSDSAWQEYADKLTELARFTLSQGVRLAYHHHMGAYVESPEDIDQLMARTGSEVGLLFDSGHCYMGGGEPLQVLRKHIDRVCHVHFKDVRKPVVQLARNNLWSFPDCIVNGTFTVPGDGDIDFTALLDVLIEARYEGWLVVEAEQDPAVAPSYVYAKKGYETLRNLLAASQESHLGLHQPAQRSL from the coding sequence ATGCCCGCTTCCGCAATCCGAATTGGCATTAACCCGATTTCCTGGAGCAACGACGACCTGCCGGCCCTGGGTGGCGAAACACCACTGAGCACCGCGCTCAGCGAAGGCAAGGAAATCGGCTACGAAGGTTTTGAACTCAACGGCAAGTTTCCCAAGGACGCCAAAGGCGTCGCGGATGTCCTGAGGCCTTACGATCTGGCGCTGGTGTCAGGCTGGTATTCCAGCCGTCTCGCCAGCCGTTCGGTGGCTGAAGAGATCGAGGCCATCGCCAGTCACGTGGATCTGCTCAAACAAAACGGCGCCAGCGTGCTGGTGTACGGCGAGGTCGCCGACTCGATTCAGGGCCAGCGCATTCGTCTGGTCGAGCGGCCGCGTTTTCACAGTGACAGCGCCTGGCAGGAGTACGCTGACAAACTCACGGAGCTTGCGCGTTTTACGTTGTCGCAGGGTGTGCGTCTGGCGTACCACCATCACATGGGTGCTTATGTCGAATCCCCTGAAGACATCGATCAGTTGATGGCGCGCACCGGCAGTGAAGTCGGTCTGCTGTTCGATTCGGGCCATTGCTACATGGGCGGCGGCGAGCCGTTGCAGGTGCTGCGCAAACACATTGATCGCGTGTGTCACGTGCACTTCAAGGACGTGCGCAAACCGGTGGTGCAATTGGCGCGTAACAACCTGTGGAGTTTTCCGGATTGCATCGTCAACGGCACGTTCACGGTGCCGGGCGATGGCGACATCGATTTCACGGCCTTGCTGGACGTGTTGATCGAGGCCCGCTACGAAGGCTGGCTGGTGGTCGAGGCCGAGCAGGACCCGGCGGTTGCGCCCAGCTACGTTTATGCGAAGAAAGGTTATGAAACGCTGCGCAATCTGCTGGCAGCCTCACAAGAAAGCCACTTGGGTTTACATCAGCCTGCACAAAGGAGCCTGTGA
- the iolB gene encoding 5-deoxy-glucuronate isomerase, with the protein MNLLVKSKAEGRDVVALGEGVLEYVGFAAHRLTVGERLPVTAGDKELCLVLLSGRVSVSGEAPGQGAFSWENIGDRQSVFEDKSPFAVYLPPNSQAQVTALSAVQIAVCAAPGDASKDLPARLIKPDAMKRSVRGKAANTRYVCDILPDSEPAHSLLVVEVRTPSGHSSSYPPHKHDKDDLPHESFLEETYYHQVNPPQGFVFQRVYTDDRSIDQAMAVENNDLVTVPKGYHPVSVPYGYESYYLNVMAGPKRAWQFHNDPKHQWLLDL; encoded by the coding sequence ATGAATCTCCTGGTCAAGAGCAAAGCCGAAGGCCGCGATGTGGTTGCGCTCGGTGAGGGCGTGTTGGAATACGTCGGTTTCGCTGCCCATCGGCTGACCGTCGGCGAACGTCTGCCGGTGACTGCCGGCGACAAGGAGCTGTGCCTGGTGTTGCTCAGCGGTCGCGTCAGTGTCAGCGGCGAAGCGCCGGGGCAGGGCGCGTTCAGTTGGGAAAACATCGGCGACCGGCAATCGGTGTTCGAAGACAAATCGCCGTTCGCGGTGTACCTGCCGCCCAATAGCCAGGCGCAGGTCACGGCATTGAGTGCGGTGCAGATTGCCGTGTGTGCCGCGCCGGGCGATGCGAGCAAAGACTTGCCCGCGCGGCTGATCAAGCCTGACGCGATGAAGCGAAGCGTGCGCGGCAAGGCGGCCAACACCCGATACGTCTGCGACATCCTGCCCGATTCCGAGCCCGCGCATTCGTTGCTGGTGGTGGAGGTGCGCACGCCGTCCGGTCATTCCTCCAGCTACCCGCCGCACAAGCACGACAAGGACGATCTGCCGCACGAGAGCTTCCTTGAGGAGACCTATTACCATCAGGTCAATCCGCCCCAGGGTTTTGTGTTTCAGCGGGTCTACACCGACGACCGCAGCATCGATCAGGCCATGGCGGTTGAAAACAACGACCTGGTGACCGTGCCCAAGGGCTATCACCCGGTCAGCGTGCCGTATGGCTACGAATCCTATTACCTGAACGTGATGGCCGGGCCGAAACGCGCCTGGCAATTCCACAATGATCCCAAGCATCAGTGGTTGCTGGATCTTTGA
- a CDS encoding CoA-acylating methylmalonate-semialdehyde dehydrogenase: MSNAPIIGHYINGQVHDASERFSDVFNPATGAVQARVALAELKTVDDAVAAAQAAFPAWADQSSLRRARVMFKFKELLDQHHDELAEIICREHGKVFSDAKGEVVRGIEIVEFACGAPTLLKSDYSDNIGGGIDNWNLRQPLGVCAGVTPFNFPVMVPLWMIPMALVTGNCFILKPSERDPSASLLMARLLKQAGLPDGVFNVVQGDKVAVDALLQHKGIDAISFVGSTPIAEYIHQQGTAHGKRVQALGGAKNHMIVMPDADLDQAADALIGAAYGSAGERCMAISVAVVVGDVGQKLIDKLLPRIDALKVGNGMNADSDMGPLVTAVHKAKVEGYIDQGVKEGAKLIVDGRNFKVPGAENGFFVGATLFDDVTPEMTIYKEEIFGPVLGIVHVPDFAAAVELINAHEFGNGVSCFTSDGGIARAFARNIKVGMVGINVPIPVPMAWHSFGGWKRSLFGDHHAYGEEGLRFYSRYKSVMQRWPDSIAKGAEFSMPTAK; this comes from the coding sequence ATGAGCAACGCCCCGATTATCGGCCACTACATCAATGGCCAGGTGCACGACGCCAGCGAGCGTTTCAGCGATGTCTTCAACCCCGCGACCGGTGCCGTGCAAGCGCGTGTTGCACTCGCGGAATTGAAGACCGTTGACGACGCGGTGGCCGCAGCCCAGGCGGCTTTCCCGGCGTGGGCCGATCAGTCGTCCCTGCGCCGTGCGCGGGTGATGTTCAAGTTCAAGGAACTGCTCGATCAGCACCATGACGAACTGGCCGAAATCATCTGTCGCGAACACGGCAAGGTGTTCTCGGACGCCAAAGGTGAAGTGGTGCGCGGCATCGAAATCGTCGAGTTCGCGTGTGGCGCGCCGACGCTGCTGAAAAGCGATTACAGCGACAACATCGGCGGCGGCATCGACAACTGGAACCTGCGCCAGCCGCTGGGCGTGTGCGCCGGTGTCACGCCGTTCAACTTCCCGGTGATGGTGCCGCTGTGGATGATTCCCATGGCACTGGTTACCGGCAACTGCTTCATCCTCAAGCCGTCTGAACGTGACCCGTCGGCCAGCCTGTTGATGGCGCGATTGCTGAAACAGGCCGGTCTGCCGGACGGCGTGTTCAACGTTGTGCAGGGCGACAAGGTGGCCGTGGACGCGTTGCTGCAACACAAGGGGATCGACGCGATTTCCTTTGTCGGCTCGACGCCGATTGCCGAGTACATCCATCAACAGGGCACCGCCCATGGCAAGCGGGTTCAGGCGTTGGGCGGCGCGAAGAACCACATGATCGTGATGCCCGATGCCGATCTGGATCAGGCCGCCGATGCGCTGATTGGCGCCGCGTATGGCTCGGCCGGCGAGCGCTGCATGGCGATTTCCGTCGCTGTGGTGGTGGGCGATGTCGGCCAGAAACTCATCGACAAACTGTTGCCACGCATCGACGCGCTCAAGGTCGGTAACGGCATGAACGCCGATTCCGACATGGGCCCGTTGGTGACGGCGGTGCACAAGGCCAAGGTCGAGGGGTACATCGATCAAGGCGTGAAAGAGGGCGCGAAGCTGATCGTCGACGGACGCAATTTCAAGGTGCCCGGCGCTGAGAACGGGTTCTTTGTCGGCGCCACATTGTTCGATGACGTGACACCGGAGATGACCATCTATAAAGAAGAGATTTTCGGACCGGTGCTGGGCATCGTTCATGTGCCGGACTTCGCGGCAGCGGTCGAGCTGATCAACGCCCACGAGTTCGGCAACGGCGTGTCGTGCTTCACCAGCGACGGCGGCATCGCCCGTGCCTTTGCGCGGAATATCAAAGTCGGCATGGTCGGCATCAACGTGCCGATTCCGGTGCCGATGGCCTGGCACTCGTTCGGCGGCTGGAAGCGCTCGCTGTTCGGCGACCACCACGCCTACGGCGAAGAAGGCTTGCGGTTCTACAGCCGCTACAAGAGCGTCATGCAGCGCTGGCCGGACAGCATCGCCAAAGGGGCGGAGTTCAGCATGCCGACGGCGAAATGA